The following proteins come from a genomic window of Aequorivita marisscotiae:
- a CDS encoding methionine aminotransferase: protein MINSKLPNIETSIFAKMSNMAAKHNALNLSQGFPNFPSDPALNALVNQAMSDGFNQYAPMPGDFGLRMEISKKIENLHNHIYNPETEITITAGATQAIFTIIAATINKGDEVIIFTPAYDCYAPTVKLFGGKIVSVQLKPPFYSPDWQEVADRISSKTKMIIINSPHNPTGMLFTEDDMLHLQDLAEKNNLLVLSDEVYEHIIFDGNSHQSASKFEALAQRSFITASFGKTFHNTGWKMGYCAAPEKLMREFQKVHQFVVFCVNHPVQKALATYLKDENHYLKLADFYQQKRDFFLHLIEGSNFKIIPTKGTYFQMLDFSDISNESDLVFTERLTKECKIATIPTSVFNKDLQDFKQIRVCFAKTDETLVEAAKILNELKV, encoded by the coding sequence ATGATTAATTCTAAACTCCCAAACATAGAAACCTCCATTTTTGCCAAAATGAGCAATATGGCGGCAAAGCACAATGCCTTAAATCTTTCGCAGGGCTTTCCCAATTTTCCCAGCGACCCCGCTCTCAACGCTTTGGTAAATCAAGCAATGAGCGATGGCTTTAATCAGTATGCGCCAATGCCCGGCGATTTCGGACTGCGGATGGAAATTTCAAAAAAAATTGAAAATCTTCACAATCACATTTACAATCCCGAAACGGAAATTACTATTACGGCGGGAGCTACTCAAGCCATTTTTACAATAATCGCTGCAACGATTAATAAAGGCGATGAGGTTATTATTTTTACGCCGGCCTACGATTGTTATGCCCCAACGGTAAAACTCTTCGGTGGAAAAATAGTCTCGGTACAATTAAAACCCCCATTTTATAGTCCCGATTGGCAAGAAGTTGCCGATAGGATTTCATCAAAAACTAAAATGATAATTATCAATTCGCCGCACAACCCCACAGGAATGCTTTTTACTGAAGATGATATGCTTCATTTGCAGGATTTAGCTGAAAAAAACAATCTTTTAGTTTTAAGCGACGAAGTGTACGAGCACATCATTTTTGACGGAAACAGCCATCAAAGTGCTTCAAAATTTGAAGCATTGGCCCAACGTAGTTTTATAACGGCCTCTTTCGGAAAAACATTTCACAACACCGGTTGGAAAATGGGCTATTGCGCAGCTCCAGAAAAGCTAATGCGGGAGTTTCAAAAGGTGCATCAATTTGTAGTTTTTTGCGTGAATCATCCCGTTCAAAAAGCATTGGCCACGTATCTAAAAGACGAAAACCACTATTTAAAGCTTGCAGATTTTTACCAGCAAAAACGCGATTTCTTTTTACATTTAATCGAAGGTTCCAATTTTAAAATTATTCCCACCAAAGGCACGTATTTTCAAATGCTCGATTTTTCTGACATTTCAAACGAAAGTGATCTCGTATTCACCGAAAGACTTACAAAAGAATGTAAAATTGCAACGATTCCAACTTCAGTTTTTAATAAAGACCTACAAGATTTTAAACAGATACGTGTTTGTTTTGCCAAAACAGACGAAACACTCGTAGAAGCAGCGAAAATTCTTAATGAGCTCAAAGTATAA
- a CDS encoding amidohydrolase has product MKTDLKVTIVQSELVWENAEANRAQFSKKFQHINEETDLIILPEMFTTGFSMNAAKLAEPNYGPTLEWMIQEAKKYNAAITGSVIIAENDTFFNRLFFVFPDGNYEKYDKRHTFTLAKENETYTDGNKKLIVNYKGWKICPLICYDLRFPVWARNTEDYDVLIYIANWPKVRTLAWDTLLRARAIENMAYCIGVNRVGFDGADHEYIGHSSVFDVLGKQISPSAFGEFTETVALEMEHIKTNRQHLQFLNDRDTFTLT; this is encoded by the coding sequence ATGAAAACTGATTTAAAAGTAACTATTGTTCAAAGTGAATTGGTTTGGGAAAATGCCGAAGCCAATAGAGCACAATTTTCAAAGAAATTCCAGCATATAAACGAAGAAACAGATTTAATAATTCTTCCTGAAATGTTTACCACGGGCTTTTCAATGAACGCGGCAAAGCTAGCCGAACCGAACTATGGCCCAACACTTGAATGGATGATTCAAGAGGCAAAAAAATACAATGCCGCCATTACTGGAAGCGTTATTATTGCTGAAAACGATACATTTTTTAACCGCCTCTTTTTTGTTTTTCCCGATGGCAATTACGAAAAATATGATAAGAGACACACTTTTACGCTAGCGAAGGAAAATGAAACCTACACCGATGGAAACAAGAAACTGATTGTAAATTACAAAGGCTGGAAAATTTGCCCATTAATTTGTTACGATTTGCGATTTCCTGTTTGGGCAAGAAACACCGAAGATTACGACGTTTTAATTTACATTGCCAATTGGCCAAAAGTTCGCACCCTTGCTTGGGACACGCTACTTAGAGCGCGAGCCATAGAAAATATGGCGTATTGTATTGGGGTAAACCGGGTAGGTTTTGATGGTGCCGACCATGAATATATTGGGCATTCATCGGTTTTTGATGTTTTGGGGAAACAGATTTCTCCCTCTGCATTTGGTGAATTTACGGAAACTGTTGCATTAGAAATGGAACATATTAAAACCAACCGACAACATCTGCAATTTTTAAACGATCGCGATACGTTTACTTTAACGTAA
- a CDS encoding Ig-like domain-containing protein → MKHRLLYIAIAFLFMLSFVDCAKKGSPSGGPRDTIPPVIVRSIPENFTTNFTGSEIEIRFDEYIKLKDIAKELIISPPMKYAPIITPLSTSKTLKIKIIDTLKPNTTYSFNFGNSIVDNNEENKFEYYKYIFSTGSYIDSLKVAGSVKYAQLITPEIPTTVMLYEINETFKDSVVYFEKPTYITVTKDSTGTFELSNLKEGQYLLMALKEKNNDYTFQPKNDKIGFVKELITLPTDTTYTITLFKEIPDYKFTRGSQIGNNHIVFGYEGRAENLNISTLSEMPESYVSTFFKDETKDTLHYWFKPTVQVDSLRFKISNNSNIDTATVRMRELYKDSLTITAIKTGTVKLKDTFQLRANTPLISYNASKFEVMANDSTFVETSIKLNEKYNRAEVYFSKTEDESYTVKLLPGALTDFFEKTNDTLEYKVSTRLNSEYGTLSLTLVNAAQWPLIVQLQDSKYKLVAEEYLTEDKTVLFEALLPDKYFLRIIYDENQNGRWDAGSFLNRMEPEKIIYYPRQIEVRANWSLNETFTLK, encoded by the coding sequence GTGAAACACCGTCTACTTTACATTGCCATCGCCTTTTTATTTATGCTTTCATTTGTAGATTGCGCAAAAAAAGGATCGCCATCGGGTGGACCACGAGATACCATTCCGCCGGTTATAGTGCGAAGTATTCCTGAAAATTTCACTACTAATTTTACAGGTAGCGAAATTGAAATTAGGTTCGATGAATATATAAAGCTGAAAGATATAGCCAAAGAGCTCATCATATCACCACCGATGAAGTATGCTCCAATTATAACACCTTTAAGCACTTCAAAAACCTTAAAAATAAAAATAATTGATACCTTAAAACCAAATACAACATACTCCTTCAATTTTGGCAATAGCATTGTAGATAATAACGAAGAAAACAAATTTGAATATTACAAATACATTTTTTCTACTGGAAGTTATATAGATAGTTTAAAAGTTGCGGGAAGCGTAAAATATGCACAACTTATTACACCCGAAATTCCAACAACCGTAATGCTTTACGAGATTAATGAAACCTTTAAGGATTCGGTGGTTTATTTTGAAAAACCAACGTACATAACGGTTACCAAAGATAGTACGGGAACTTTTGAGTTAAGCAACTTAAAAGAAGGGCAATATTTACTAATGGCGTTAAAGGAAAAAAATAACGATTACACGTTTCAGCCTAAAAACGATAAAATTGGTTTTGTAAAGGAACTAATTACCTTGCCTACGGACACTACTTATACCATCACCCTTTTTAAGGAAATACCCGATTATAAATTTACACGTGGCAGTCAGATTGGTAATAATCATATAGTTTTTGGTTATGAAGGCCGCGCAGAAAATTTAAACATAAGCACACTTTCAGAAATGCCCGAAAGCTATGTTTCTACCTTTTTTAAAGATGAAACAAAAGATACACTTCACTATTGGTTTAAGCCAACGGTTCAAGTAGATTCCCTAAGGTTTAAAATTTCCAATAATTCTAACATCGATACAGCTACGGTGCGAATGCGCGAACTTTATAAGGATTCGCTAACTATTACAGCAATAAAAACAGGTACGGTAAAATTAAAGGACACCTTCCAATTACGGGCTAATACACCGCTTATTTCGTATAACGCTTCCAAATTTGAAGTAATGGCGAATGATTCAACCTTTGTTGAAACGAGTATAAAATTGAATGAAAAATACAACCGTGCCGAGGTATATTTTTCAAAAACTGAAGATGAAAGCTACACCGTAAAATTATTGCCTGGAGCGCTGACGGATTTTTTCGAAAAAACCAATGACACCCTAGAGTATAAGGTAAGTACACGTTTAAATTCCGAATACGGTACATTGAGCTTAACTTTGGTAAATGCAGCGCAATGGCCATTAATCGTCCAGTTACAAGACAGCAAATACAAACTGGTGGCAGAAGAATACCTTACGGAAGATAAAACGGTACTTTTTGAAGCGCTTTTGCCCGACAAATATTTTCTTCGAATAATTTACGACGAAAACCAAAACGGAAGATGGGACGCCGGAAGTTTCCTAAACCGAATGGAACCCGAAAAAATAATCTACTACCCCAGACAAATTGAAGTGCGCGCCAATTGGAGCTTAAACGAAACCTTTACGTTAAAGTAA
- a CDS encoding ComF family protein: MLNLLFPRVCVGCKQLLLKGEGVVCLECVHSLPLAVFHRTGSTQLKDKFYGRFLLKNATALVYFQKRGLTQKLLHNLKYRGKSEISNFFGQWLGAELAEINSYNDVDVVIPVPLHKQKLKKRGYNQVEGFGKEIAKALNIPYRDDILIKISKSGPQVFKTRILRFDAEEVFTTQNLEVINNHHVLLVDDIITTGATLEKCALQLLKAENVTISIATIATA; this comes from the coding sequence ATGTTAAATCTTCTTTTCCCGAGAGTTTGCGTGGGTTGTAAGCAACTGTTATTGAAGGGTGAAGGAGTGGTATGTTTAGAATGTGTTCATTCTCTTCCGCTAGCAGTGTTTCACAGAACGGGTAGCACACAATTAAAAGATAAATTTTACGGAAGGTTTTTACTGAAAAATGCTACCGCCCTCGTCTATTTTCAAAAAAGAGGGTTAACACAGAAATTGTTGCACAATCTTAAATATCGCGGCAAGAGCGAGATAAGTAATTTTTTTGGACAATGGTTGGGAGCTGAATTAGCCGAGATAAATTCGTACAATGACGTAGATGTTGTAATTCCAGTGCCTCTTCACAAACAAAAATTAAAGAAACGCGGCTACAATCAAGTGGAAGGATTTGGAAAAGAAATAGCCAAAGCTTTAAACATTCCTTACCGCGATGATATTTTAATAAAGATTTCGAAATCGGGCCCACAGGTTTTTAAAACACGAATCCTCCGTTTTGATGCCGAAGAAGTTTTTACAACCCAAAACCTGGAAGTTATAAATAACCACCACGTTTTGCTGGTAGACGACATAATTACCACTGGTGCAACTTTAGAAAAATGCGCCCTTCAATTATTAAAAGCTGAAAATGTTACCATCAGCATTGCCACAATTGCCACTGCATAA
- a CDS encoding glycine--tRNA ligase, with product MANNEDQFKKVVSHAKEYGYIFASSEIYDGLSAVYDYAQNGVELKKNIREYWWRSMVYMHQNIVGIDSAILMHPTTWKASGHVDAFNDPLIDNKDSKKRYRADVLIEDYAEKLNQKAQKEIEKAKKRFGDSFNEEEFVTTNPRVVRYVTEQRTVLERMARSLENEDLADVKALIEELGIADPDTGSKNWTEVRQFNLMFGTKLGASAESAMDLYLRPETAQGIFVNFLNVQKSGRMKIPFGIAQIGKAFRNEIVARQFIFRMREFEQMEMQFFVRPGEELKYYEYWKETRLKWHLSLGMGEENYRFHDHEKMAHYANAATDIEFDFPFGFKELEGIHSRTDFDLKAHEKFSGKKLQFFDHELNESYVPYVVETSIGLDRMFLAVLSNSLQDETLEDGSVRTVLKLPAILAPIKAAVLPLIKRDGLPEIAHKIIEDLQWDYNVTYDEKDAVGRRYRRQDAVGTPFCITVDHQTIEDNTVTIRYRDSMEQERIKIEDISEKMKETISYKNWLSE from the coding sequence ATGGCAAATAACGAAGATCAATTCAAAAAAGTAGTCTCCCACGCAAAGGAGTACGGTTATATTTTTGCATCAAGCGAAATTTATGACGGATTAAGCGCTGTTTACGACTATGCCCAAAACGGCGTAGAGTTAAAGAAAAATATTCGCGAATACTGGTGGCGCAGCATGGTGTATATGCACCAAAATATTGTAGGTATAGATTCTGCAATTTTAATGCACCCAACCACGTGGAAGGCTTCTGGCCACGTAGACGCTTTTAATGATCCGTTGATAGATAATAAAGATTCCAAAAAACGGTATCGCGCCGATGTGCTAATAGAAGATTATGCCGAAAAGCTCAATCAAAAAGCTCAAAAAGAAATTGAAAAAGCAAAGAAGCGTTTTGGCGACAGCTTTAATGAAGAAGAATTTGTTACCACCAATCCTCGTGTAGTTAGATATGTAACCGAGCAGCGCACAGTTTTAGAAAGAATGGCACGCTCTCTCGAAAATGAAGATTTAGCAGATGTAAAAGCTTTAATTGAAGAATTGGGTATTGCCGATCCAGATACAGGATCGAAAAATTGGACCGAAGTACGCCAATTTAATTTAATGTTTGGCACAAAGTTAGGTGCCTCGGCAGAAAGTGCTATGGATTTGTACTTACGTCCAGAAACGGCACAGGGGATTTTTGTAAACTTTTTAAACGTCCAAAAAAGCGGAAGAATGAAAATTCCTTTCGGAATTGCCCAAATTGGTAAAGCTTTCCGAAACGAAATCGTTGCGCGTCAATTTATATTCAGAATGCGCGAGTTTGAGCAGATGGAGATGCAATTTTTCGTTCGTCCCGGCGAAGAGCTTAAATACTACGAATACTGGAAAGAAACTCGTTTAAAATGGCACCTTTCTTTGGGGATGGGCGAAGAAAATTACCGCTTCCACGACCACGAAAAAATGGCGCATTACGCAAATGCCGCAACCGATATTGAATTTGATTTTCCTTTTGGATTTAAGGAATTGGAAGGAATTCATTCCCGTACCGATTTCGATTTAAAAGCTCACGAAAAATTCTCTGGAAAAAAACTACAGTTTTTTGATCACGAATTAAATGAAAGCTACGTGCCCTATGTGGTGGAAACATCTATCGGGCTAGACAGAATGTTTCTTGCCGTATTGAGCAATTCGTTACAAGATGAAACTCTGGAAGACGGAAGCGTACGAACTGTTTTAAAACTTCCCGCAATTTTGGCTCCTATAAAAGCAGCTGTTCTTCCTTTAATTAAACGCGATGGCCTACCTGAGATTGCACATAAAATAATTGAGGACCTGCAGTGGGATTACAATGTAACTTACGATGAAAAGGATGCCGTGGGCAGACGTTATCGCCGTCAGGACGCTGTGGGTACACCTTTTTGCATTACCGTAGATCACCAAACAATTGAAGACAATACAGTAACGATTCGCTATAGAGATTCTATGGAGCAAGAACGTATTAAAATTGAAGATATTTCAGAAAAAATGAAGGAAACCATATCATATAAAAACTGGCTTTCCGAATAA